One Theropithecus gelada isolate Dixy chromosome 3, Tgel_1.0, whole genome shotgun sequence genomic window carries:
- the LRRC61 gene encoding leucine-rich repeat-containing protein 61, with protein MEPPGEKPGEAGGLQITPQLLKLRTGEFSLESILLLKLRGLGLADLGCLGECLGLEWLDLSGNALTHLGPLASLRQLAVLNVSNNQLTGLEPLATCENLQSLNASGNLLATPGQLQCLAGLPCLEYLRLRDPLARLSNPLCASPSYRAAVRELLPGLKVIDGERVIGRGSEFYQLCRDLDSSLRPSSSPGPRATEAQPWVEPGYWESWPSRSSSILEEACRQFQDTLQECWDLERQASDSLAQAEQALSSAGPTSSFVF; from the coding sequence ATGGAGCCTCCAGGGGAGAAGCCGGGAGAGGCTGGCGGGCTGCAAATCACACCCCAGCTGCTGAAGTTGCGCACAGGCGAGTTCTCCCTGGAGTCCATCCTGCTGCTGAAGCTGCGTGGCTTGGGACTGGCCGACCTGGGCTGCCTGGGAGAGTGCCTGGGCCTGGAGTGGCTGGACCTATCAGGCAACGCGCTCACCCACCTGGGCCCGCTGGCCTCCTTGCGCCAGCTGGCTGTGCTCAATGTCTCCAACAATCAGCTGACGGGCCTGGAGCCGCTGGCCACCTGTGAGAACTTGCAGAGTCTCAATGCCTCAGGCAACCTACTGGCCACCCCTGGCCAGCTGCAGTGTCTGGCTGGGCTACCGTGCCTGGAGTACCTGCGGCTCCGAGACCCTTTGGCCCGGCTCAGCAACCCGCTCTGTGCCAGCCCCTCCTACCGGGCTGCAGTCCGGGAGCTGCTGCCTGGCCTGAAAGTCATCGATGGTGAGCGTGTGATTGGGCGCGGTAGTGAGTTCTACCAGCTGTGCCGAGACCTGGACAGCTCCTTGCGTCCCAGCTCCAGTCCCGGCCCCAGAGCCACCGAGGCCCAGCCCTGGGTGGAGCCAGGCTACTGGGAGTCCTGGCCCAGCCGGAGCAGCTCCATCCTGGAGGAGGCCTGCCGGCAGTTCCAAGACACACTGCAGGAGTGCTGGGACCTGGAACGCCAGGCCAGCGACAGCCTGGCCCAGGCGGAGCAGGCACTCAGCTCTGCGGGCCCCACCTCTTCCTTCGTCTTCTGA
- the RARRES2 gene encoding retinoic acid receptor responder protein 2 has protein sequence MRRLLIPLALWLGAVGVGVAELTEAQRRGLQVALEEFHKHPPVQWAFQETGVDSAVDTHFPAGIFVRLEFKLQQTSCRKRDWKKPECKVRPNGRKRKCLACIKLGSEGKVLGRMVHCPIETQVLREPEEHQETQCIRVQRAGEDPHSFYFPGQFAFSKALPHS, from the exons ATGCGACGGCTGCTGATCCCGCTGGCcctgtggctgggcgcggtgggcgTGGGCGTCGCCGAGCTCACAGAAGCCCAGCGCCGGGGCCTGCAGGTGGCCCTGGAGGAATTTCACAAGCACCCACCCGTGCAGTGGGCCTTCCAGGAGACCGGTGTGGACAGCGCCGTGGACACG CACTTCCCAGCTGGAATATTTGTGAGGCTGGAATTTAAGCTCCAGCAGACAAGCTGCCGGAAGAGGGACTGGAAGAAACCCGAGTGCAAAGTCAGGCCCAATGGG aGGAAACGGAAATGCCTGGCCTGCATCAAACTGGGCTCTGAGGGCAAAGTTCTGGGCCGGATGGTCCACTGTCCCATAGAGACACAGGTTCTGCGG GAGCCTGAGGAGCACCAGGAGACCCAGTGCATCAGGGTGCAGCGGGCTGGTGAGGACCCCCACAGCTTCTACTTCCCTGGACAGTTTGCCTTCTCCAAGGCCCTGCCCCACAGCTGA